Proteins encoded in a region of the Diabrotica virgifera virgifera chromosome 4, PGI_DIABVI_V3a genome:
- the LOC126883630 gene encoding facilitated trehalose transporter Tret1-like: MEVSIIASCPFIGTAVGFIIMAKISNWIGRKRTMRYSALCLVVMLVILAFARSVYVYILPLIVLGANLSGVFISVSAYNIEISDISNRSKIGSILGTPIPIGMFLAFVLGAYTSVKLYTLLTAISALIHLILEPLIIVESPVYLAFKGKDTEALSALKLLRSSKTEEDIILEYAQMKKSAEDIQNTKYQPSLLDLFKTKASRKAFYLSLVLCIGQQTSGITTLLTFSGLIFNYANATLSTDTIGIIMGSTQLVVYFVTGFLYNKFGAKKLMLISTSLCSFCMFCSTVVFYLISIQSSFTKNLGWLPILFAVLFLAGYGIGYGFVPISLCNELFTSDLRSLGFAASMVAESVFTFIIRFTYPILSKNFGEYFVMFVYFAAGLFNFFVFLFFLPNTKDKSFQEIQVELSR; encoded by the coding sequence ATGGAAGTATCAATAATAGCATCATGTCCCTTCATCGGTACTGCAGTTGGCTTTATCATCATGGCTAAGATATCAAATTGGATAGGACGTAAAAGGACTATGCGGTACTCCGCTTTGTGTCTAGTTGTTATGTTAGTCATACTAGCATTTGCTAGATCTGTGTATGTTTACATTTTACCGTTAATAGTTCTAGGAGCTAACTTAAGTGGGGTATTCATTAGTGTTTCCGCATATAATATTGAAATTTCAGATATTTCGAATAGGTCCAAAATCGGATCTATTTTGGGTACGCCAATACCGATTGGAATGTTTCTTGCATTTGTTTTAGGTGCTTATACTAGTGTAAAACTTTATACTCTATTAACTGCTATATCAGCACTAATCCATTTGATTCTAGAACCTTTAATTATAGTCGAGTCTCCAGTTTACCTAGCTTTCAAAGGAAAAGACACTGAAGCACTTAGTGCACTAAAACTGTTAAGATCTTCCAAAACAGAAGAAGATATTATATTAGAGTATGCTCAGATGAAAAAATCTGCAGAAGAtattcaaaatacaaaatatcaacCAAGTTTATTAGATCTTTTCAAAACCAAAGCATCTAGAAAAGCATTCTATTTATCTTTAGTACTCTGTATTGGTCAACAGACAAGTGGTATTACCACATTACTAACGTTTTCTGGTCTAATATTTAATTATGCAAATGCTACCTTATCTACTGATACAATAGGTATTATTATGGGAAGCACACAATTGGTGGTGTATTTTGTTACAGGTTTCCTGTACAATAAGTTTGGAGCTAAAAAGTTAATGTTGATTTCTACCTCGTTATGCAGTTTTTGCATGTTTTGTAGTACTGTAGTTTTTTATTTGATAAGCATACAATCTTCTTTCACTAAGAATTTAGGTTGGTTACCTATTTTATTCGCTGTCTTATTTTTAGCGGGGTACGGTATAGGCTACGGATTTGTTCCGATATCTCTATGCAATGAACTTTTCACCAGTGATCTCAGATCTCTTGGTTTTGCAGCAAGTATGGTAGCGGAAAGTGTATTTACTTTTATAATACGATTTACTTATCCTATTTTATCCAAAAATTTTGGTGAATATTTTGTAATGTTTGTATATTTCGCAGCAGGCCTATTTAACTTTTTCGTATTTTTGTTCTTCTTGCCGAACACAAAAGACAAATCTTTTCAAGAGATACAAGTTGAACTAAGTAGGTAG